The Parcubacteria group bacterium genome includes a window with the following:
- the dnaJ gene encoding molecular chaperone DnaJ, whose amino-acid sequence MAKNYYDILGISKSASESEIKKAYRTMAHKYHPDKNGGNEAKFKEVNEAYQVLSNKEKRAQYDQFGQTFNNAGGFSAQGGPASGWDFSQFQQGAGGQGFEFNFGGDGMGDIFSEMFGGGGRRSRRGRDVQVDVEISFMEMIHGVKKEISIYKSVWCSHCDGKGGEPGSGENTCGTCKGSGHIQKRMQTILGTIAQTVICDTCHGKGKTFEKKCTKCKGVGHYREEVRETVEIPAGIHDGQAIAISGHGEIGEGGTMAGDLIVSVHVVQDRKFMRDGNDIRTKKHISFAQAALGDKVMVETVDGDVKMKIPSGTQSGEIYRMRGKGVPKLRGIGRGDHLVEVVVDVPTKLSREEKRLIEQLRDL is encoded by the coding sequence ATGGCAAAAAATTACTATGACATTCTCGGTATATCAAAGAGTGCTTCTGAGAGCGAGATCAAAAAAGCATATCGGACAATGGCGCACAAATATCATCCCGATAAAAATGGTGGCAATGAGGCAAAGTTCAAAGAAGTTAATGAAGCCTATCAAGTGTTGTCAAACAAAGAAAAACGTGCACAATATGATCAATTTGGTCAGACGTTCAATAATGCCGGCGGATTTTCCGCCCAAGGCGGACCAGCCTCGGGCTGGGACTTTTCACAATTCCAACAAGGCGCTGGAGGGCAGGGTTTTGAATTCAATTTTGGCGGGGATGGGATGGGGGATATTTTCTCAGAGATGTTTGGCGGGGGTGGTCGTCGTAGTCGTCGCGGACGCGATGTGCAAGTTGACGTCGAGATCAGTTTTATGGAGATGATCCATGGGGTGAAAAAGGAGATTTCCATATACAAATCCGTATGGTGCAGTCATTGTGATGGCAAAGGCGGTGAGCCGGGAAGTGGAGAAAATACATGCGGTACATGCAAAGGGAGTGGGCACATCCAAAAGCGGATGCAAACAATTCTTGGAACGATCGCACAGACGGTGATATGCGATACATGCCATGGCAAAGGGAAGACATTTGAAAAGAAATGTACAAAATGCAAAGGTGTCGGACATTATCGTGAGGAAGTGCGCGAGACAGTGGAGATCCCTGCCGGCATTCATGATGGACAAGCGATTGCGATCTCGGGTCACGGTGAGATCGGTGAGGGTGGTACGATGGCGGGTGATCTGATCGTGTCGGTGCATGTGGTGCAAGATCGGAAATTCATGCGGGACGGCAATGACATTCGCACAAAAAAACATATTTCTTTTGCGCAAGCGGCACTGGGCGATAAGGTAATGGTGGAGACAGTTGACGGCGACGTAAAGATGAAAATTCCTTCCGGCACGCAATCCGGCGAGATATATCGTATGCGCGGCAAAGGCGTGCCAAAATTACGTGGGATCGGTCGCGGAGATCATCTTGTTGAAGTGGTCGTGGATGTGCCGACGAAATTGTCGCGAGAAGAAAAAAGACTTATTGAACAATTACGCGATCTATAA
- a CDS encoding PAS domain S-box protein — MKKKIFVIMVSAMVFGIATWIVHDRYETFTGEFFLGITLLSGVIISFLCTRREKEKKEHENIIRQLQENTVSCNKSQLEIYFLHTPLAVIEWNLDFTVRSWNDKAQEIFGYCAQEMIGKHAKCLVPVCHQDKIVAVGDNLLKGGLGQENIFKNITKDGRIIYCEWINTPIKERTGCILSVYSLVQDITQKYCAENDLRDSQEKLDRILSALHDLVFVIEDDGRISYANAVAHDLVGVPMERRGNVHFSEILSDDDQKIARRRIELAIKTQRVLSPQVYHLRKIDEDNADVPVEIVAVPFVEGGKQKVLGVARVISDRLELDEKRSQEERMQSIGVMAGGIAHDFNNLLMVIEGHASMLKMNGLKDADRHLESIMTAVQRSVALTQQLRTFAKGGVSVKEVTSVARVIRETASLVLGSNSPSRCDCDFANDLKDSFVDPKQIGQVFQNLLINASHAMPNGGIIRVVGKNVKIDEENQLLINPGEYVQFSVQDSGIGIAHKYLSKIFEPYFTTKGSREGTGLGLTVAYSIIKEHGGYISVESALGEGTTFHVYLPATTSKELGVVVVKEKEGRNRSLSILHVEDQDANGDLMVEILHAFGHSCESVVDGSMALPLYKSACETGKCFDLVITNLTIPGGMGGLELIEKLRNYDKNVKFIITSGYAKNLPEEYKEIFLQKPFNISKMKELIDVVVNGR, encoded by the coding sequence ATGAAGAAAAAAATTTTCGTCATTATGGTAAGTGCGATGGTCTTTGGCATTGCAACCTGGATTGTCCATGATCGCTATGAGACATTCACAGGTGAATTTTTTTTAGGCATTACTCTCTTGAGTGGTGTCATAATCTCATTCTTGTGTACAAGAAGAGAAAAGGAAAAAAAAGAACATGAAAACATCATCAGGCAACTGCAGGAAAACACAGTTTCGTGCAACAAAAGTCAACTGGAGATCTATTTTTTACACACACCGCTTGCGGTAATTGAATGGAATTTGGATTTTACCGTACGGTCATGGAATGATAAGGCGCAGGAGATTTTTGGATATTGCGCACAGGAGATGATCGGTAAGCATGCAAAGTGTCTTGTGCCGGTGTGCCATCAGGACAAAATCGTGGCAGTTGGTGATAATTTGCTCAAAGGAGGTCTTGGACAAGAAAATATTTTTAAAAACATCACGAAAGATGGTCGCATAATCTATTGTGAATGGATCAATACACCGATCAAGGAGCGGACTGGATGTATTTTATCAGTGTATTCTCTCGTGCAAGATATCACACAAAAATATTGTGCGGAAAATGATCTGCGAGACAGTCAGGAGAAGCTTGATAGGATTCTCAGCGCTTTGCATGATCTTGTTTTTGTGATCGAAGATGATGGCAGGATCAGTTATGCCAATGCAGTGGCACATGACTTGGTTGGCGTGCCAATGGAGAGGCGTGGCAATGTACATTTTTCCGAAATTTTAAGTGATGATGATCAGAAAATCGCACGCAGGAGAATCGAGCTGGCGATCAAAACACAACGCGTATTATCTCCGCAAGTCTATCATTTACGAAAAATAGATGAGGACAATGCGGACGTGCCGGTGGAAATTGTCGCCGTGCCATTTGTGGAAGGAGGTAAACAAAAAGTTCTCGGTGTGGCGCGAGTGATTTCCGATCGGTTGGAATTGGACGAAAAGAGATCACAAGAAGAACGGATGCAATCTATCGGTGTCATGGCAGGAGGAATCGCACATGATTTCAATAACTTGCTCATGGTCATCGAAGGACATGCATCAATGCTCAAAATGAATGGTCTAAAAGATGCTGATAGACATCTGGAAAGCATCATGACGGCAGTACAACGGTCTGTGGCTTTGACGCAACAGTTACGTACTTTTGCAAAAGGGGGCGTTTCAGTCAAAGAGGTAACTTCTGTTGCGCGAGTGATCAGGGAAACCGCAAGTTTGGTACTTGGCTCCAATTCACCAAGTCGTTGTGATTGTGATTTTGCAAACGATCTCAAGGATTCCTTTGTAGATCCAAAGCAGATCGGGCAGGTCTTTCAAAATCTCCTGATCAACGCAAGTCATGCGATGCCGAACGGAGGAATTATTCGTGTCGTTGGAAAAAATGTGAAGATCGATGAAGAAAATCAGTTATTGATTAATCCGGGAGAGTATGTGCAATTCTCTGTACAAGATTCTGGTATAGGAATTGCACACAAATATCTTTCAAAGATCTTTGAGCCATATTTCACAACAAAAGGTTCAAGAGAAGGCACAGGACTTGGTCTTACGGTGGCATATTCTATCATCAAAGAACACGGAGGATATATCAGCGTGGAATCAGCTCTTGGTGAAGGAACGACATTTCATGTTTATCTACCCGCCACCACATCGAAAGAATTGGGTGTGGTAGTGGTAAAAGAAAAAGAGGGTCGCAATAGATCCCTCTCTATACTTCACGTGGAGGATCAGGATGCCAATGGAGATTTGATGGTGGAAATATTACACGCGTTTGGGCATAGTTGTGAATCAGTTGTCGATGGATCAATGGCACTTCCATTGTACAAAAGCGCGTGTGAGACAGGGAAGTGTTTTGATCTGGTTATTACAAACCTCACGATTCCTGGTGGAATGGGTGGCTTGGAACTCATAGAAAAACTGCGAAACTATGATAAGAACGTAAAATTTATCATTACATCGGGATATGCGAAAAATCTGCCTGAGGAGTATAAGGAGATATTTTTGCAGAAACCATTTAATATTTCGAAGATGAAAGAGTTGATTGATGTTGTCGTGAATGGACGATAA